One Solanum pennellii chromosome 9, SPENNV200 DNA segment encodes these proteins:
- the LOC107030545 gene encoding uncharacterized protein LOC107030545, with amino-acid sequence MESKKMINSSRKRIRKYHTRKTPIINSYTDMAEARREIVHALHLHRSSSFNNPNTNNYALLGQRVNSQQYYYSIVESMPIPQPTWSTTAPAIHKTPPPPPPPPSSSGDVTEFDWWLGFLKSLDLKKNTSEVENILMENSKVISQLQDGLKKDSTNNLIDEWLIIPTADDDNVLIEF; translated from the exons ATGGAGTCAAAGAAAATGattaattcatcaagaaaaagGATTAGGAAATATCATACAAGAAAAACTCCAATCATTAATTCTTATACAGATATGGCTGAAGCTAGAAGAGAAATTGTCCATGCTTTACACCTTCATAGATCTTCATCATTTAATAACCCAAACACAAACAATTATGCCTTATTGGGTCAAAGAG tAAATTCCCAGCAATATTATTACTCAATAGTGGAATCTATGCCTATTCCTCAACCGACATGGTCTACAACGGCTCCGGCAATACATAAAACACCGCCGCCACCACCACCGCCACCTTCTTCCAGTGGCGATGTTACGGAGTTCGATTGGTGGCTAGGGTTTCTTAAGTCATTGGATTTGAAGAAGAATACAAGtgaagtagaaaatattttgatggAAAATTCAAAGGTGATTAGTCAATTACAAGATGGATTAAAGAAGGATTCAACTAATAATCTTATAGATGAGTGGTTAATTATTCCTACAgctgatgatgataatgtgttaattGAGTTTTAA